The following are from one region of the Vicia villosa cultivar HV-30 ecotype Madison, WI unplaced genomic scaffold, Vvil1.0 ctg.000052F_1_1, whole genome shotgun sequence genome:
- the LOC131623114 gene encoding uncharacterized protein LOC131623114, producing the protein MYEISSLDRINAKVNALTQKIENLTIARVAVVAAVSPNCEICGMSGHAAPECHLLAGVSPEPVNYAQGNPYSNTYNPGWKNHPNFSYKNNNALYAPGEAPSVPSGYQKEPFAAPNIPRKSNLELMMENFIATQTQTNKDFINQNMHTNEQIKQLATKVDALATHKKMLETQISQVAQQQAPTSAPAGTFPGQPQPNPKGHAHAIILRSGREMDEPTDPRLKNPAMFQSPRKIIEEESRPKDKPSDPKEKEDKEGETEEKEAPYIPPPPYKPPIPYPKRLEKSKNIGQFKKFVELLKQLNITIPFTEAITQMPSYAKFLKEILSNKKKLEDVTLTAECSAIIQNKMPPKLKDPGSFSIPCNIGKFVIDKALCDLGASISLMPLSICEKLNMGDLRPTKMSVQLADRSVKYPVGVLENVPVHIGQFYIPTDFIIMDLKEDVNTPIILGRPFLATAGAIIDVTKGKLTFEVGEEKVEFILTQFLQAPAIEDTCYLVDVIDECVREIGLSEESYFEVIKIPMPLIFEDGNWRPEYRDDSLSECLALTPN; encoded by the coding sequence AAGATTGAAAACCTCACTATAGCACGTGTAGCCGTTGTGGCTGCTGTTTCCCCAAATTGCGAAATATGCGGGATGTCTGGACATGCTGCCCCCGAGTGCCATCTTCTGGCAGGAGTTTCCCCCGAaccagtaaactatgctcaaggaaacccctaCTCAAACACGTATAACCCAGGATGGAAGAATCACCCTAATTTCTCGTACAAGAACAATAATGCTTTGTATGCACCTGGTGAAGCACCCAGTGTACCATCTGGATATCAAAAGGAACCATTCGCTGCTCCTAACATCCCTAGGAAGTCTAACTTAGAATTGATGATGGAAAATTTCATAGCCACTCAAACTCAGACTAATAAGGATTTCATAAACCAGAACATGCACACCAATGAGCAAATCAAACAGTTAGCAACTAAAGTAGACGCGTTGGCCACTCACAAAAAGATGCTTGAGACACAAATCTCTCAAGTGgcacaacaacaagcacctacttcCGCGCCTGCTGGGACATTTCCGGGACAGCCACAACCTAACCCAAAGGGACATGCTCATGCTATTATTCTGCGAAGTGGTAGAGAGATGGACGAACCGACTGACCCTAGGCTTAAAAACCCTGCTATGTTCCAAAGCCCTAGGAAGATAATTGAGGAGGAAAGTAGACCCAAGGATAAGCCAAGTGATCCGAAAGAGAAAGAGGACAAGGAAGGCGAGACGGAGGAAAAAGAAGCACCATACATACCTCCACCACCTTATAAACCACCTATCCCGTACCCTAAAAGACTCGAGAAATCTAAAAACATAGGGCAGTTTAAGAAATTTGTCGAACTTCTTAAAcagttgaacatcacaattccgtTTACAGAAGCTATTACCCAAATGCCCTCATATGCTAAgttcctaaaagaaatcctatcgAATAAGAAGAAATTAGAGGACGTAACACTCACTGCCGAATGTAGTGCAATCATCCAAAATAAAATGCCACCTAAGCTGAAGGACCCAGGAAGTTTCTCCATACCTTGCAATATAGGAAAATTTGTCATAGACAAAGCCTTGTGTGACTTAGGAGCTAGTATTAgcctaatgcctttgtccatttgcgAGAAACTAAACATGGGAGATCTAAGACCAACCAAGATGTCAGTACAACTTGCAGACCGATCTGTCAAGTATCCTGTAGGTGTTCTTGAAAATGTACCCGTCCACATTGGACAATTCTACATCCCTACGGATTTCATAATTATGGACTTAAAAGAAGACGTCAATACTCCTATAATCTTAGGAAGACCTTTCCTAGCTACCGCTGGAGCCATTATAGACGTAACGAAAGGCAAGTTGACATTCGAAGTAGGTGAGGAGAAGGTCGAGTTTATTCTAACACAATTCCTTCAAGCCCCAGCTATAGAAGATACATGTTATCTGGTGGATGTTATTGATGAATGTGTAAGAGAGATAGGATTATCAGAAGAATCTTACTTTGAAGTTATAAAGATTCCGATGCCCCTGATTTTCGAAGATGGCAATTGGCGTCCGGAATATCGAGACGATAGTTTAAGCGAATGCTTAGCCTTAACAcctaactga